One region of Lathamus discolor isolate bLatDis1 chromosome 2, bLatDis1.hap1, whole genome shotgun sequence genomic DNA includes:
- the LOC136009072 gene encoding PHD finger protein 7-like: MEQTCMLCRRAEADPDICGPKVNCQWVCAHRFCLLFASDLRPRGTQQEDQTFFHSMDFQRAVDQAAQMVCFVCGERGATIACQGMGCDRRFHLPCAVEGGCVTRYLQPYRACIQGQAMHAGMFSLQCHLCQNTKSFLTEMLFMGIRIPVRQASWEDNNAYAELYQRHTRCDATECLCPGGRGVAEPDGLQCQVRACWSKHCRPSIIAAVSGSSGTGV; this comes from the exons ATGGAGCAGA catgcatGCTGTGTCGCCGCGCAGAGGCAGACCCGGACATCTGCGGGCCAAAAGTGAATTGTCAATGGGTCTGTGCCCAtcgcttttgcctg ctttttgccagtgaccttcGTCCACGAGGGACCCAACAGGAAGATCAGACGTTCTTTCATTCTATGGATTTTCAACGTGCAGTCGACCAGGCAGCCCAGATG gtctgctttgtgtgtggcgagAGGGGGGCCACCATCGCCTGCCAGGGGATGGGCTGTGAccgcaggttccatctcccctgtgccgtggaGGGTGGATGCGTCACCCGTTACCTCCAGCCGTACAG GGCCTGCATCCAG ggacaggctatGCATGCCGGCATGTTTTCCTTGCAGTGCCATctctgtcaaaatacaaaatcgtttctaacagaaatgctcttcatggggatccgaatccccgtcag aCAAGCGTCATGGGAAGACAACAACGCATACGCAGAACTGTACCAGAGGCACACGAGGTGCGATGCCACggagtgcctttgtccaggaggcagaggggtggCAGAGCCAGACGG CCTCCAGTGCCAGGTCAGAGCTTGCTGGTCCAAGCACTGCCGGCCCAGCATCATCGCGGCAGTCTCTGGAagctcaggcacaggagtctag